One genomic window of Bacillus mycoides includes the following:
- a CDS encoding aspartate aminotransferase family protein, whose translation MKTKQTDELLAKDEQYVWHGMRPFSPSSTMVGAKAEGCWVEDIQGKRYLDGMSGLWCVNSGYGRKELAEAAYKQLQTLSYFPMSQSHEPAIKLAEKLNEWLGGEYVIFFSNSGSEANETAFKIARQYYAQKGEPHRYKFMSRYRGYHGNTMATMAATGQAQRRYQYEPFASGFLHVTPPDCYRMPEMESQNIYDVECVKEVDRVMTWELSETIAGFIMEPIITGGGILMPPQDYMKAVHETCQKHGSLLISDEVICGFGRTGKAFGFMNYDVKPDIVTMAKGITSAYLPLSATAVKKEIYEAFKGTGEYEFFRHINTFGGNPAACALALKNLEIMENENLIERSAQMGSLLLNQLKEEIGEHPLVGNIRGKGLLVGIELVNDKATKEPIDNDKIASVVNACKEKGLIIGRNGMTTAGYNNVLTLAPPLVISSEEIAFVVGTLKTAMERI comes from the coding sequence ATGAAGACAAAACAAACCGATGAATTATTAGCAAAAGATGAGCAATATGTTTGGCACGGAATGCGTCCTTTTAGCCCAAGTAGTACAATGGTAGGGGCAAAAGCAGAAGGGTGCTGGGTTGAAGATATACAAGGAAAAAGATACTTAGACGGTATGAGTGGTCTTTGGTGTGTGAATAGTGGATACGGAAGAAAAGAGCTCGCAGAGGCAGCTTATAAGCAATTGCAAACATTATCATACTTTCCGATGTCACAATCACATGAGCCAGCAATTAAGCTCGCTGAAAAGTTAAACGAGTGGCTTGGTGGAGAGTATGTTATATTCTTCTCTAATAGTGGATCAGAAGCGAATGAAACAGCTTTTAAAATAGCAAGACAATATTATGCTCAAAAAGGTGAACCGCATCGTTATAAATTTATGTCACGTTATCGTGGTTATCACGGAAACACAATGGCAACGATGGCAGCGACTGGACAAGCACAGCGTAGATACCAATATGAGCCATTTGCGTCAGGGTTTTTACATGTAACGCCTCCAGATTGTTACCGCATGCCAGAAATGGAATCGCAAAATATTTATGATGTAGAATGCGTAAAAGAAGTAGATCGTGTTATGACATGGGAATTAAGCGAAACAATAGCGGGATTTATTATGGAGCCAATTATTACAGGCGGAGGTATTTTAATGCCGCCACAAGACTATATGAAAGCTGTTCATGAAACGTGTCAAAAACACGGTTCGTTACTTATTAGCGATGAAGTTATTTGTGGTTTCGGGCGTACAGGAAAAGCATTTGGATTTATGAATTATGACGTTAAGCCTGATATCGTTACGATGGCAAAAGGTATTACGAGCGCATACTTACCATTATCAGCAACAGCTGTGAAAAAAGAAATTTATGAGGCATTTAAAGGAACAGGGGAATATGAATTCTTCCGTCATATTAATACATTTGGTGGAAATCCAGCGGCTTGTGCATTAGCGCTTAAAAACTTAGAGATTATGGAAAATGAAAATTTAATTGAGCGCTCTGCCCAAATGGGTTCACTTTTATTAAATCAATTAAAAGAAGAAATTGGGGAACATCCGCTTGTTGGTAATATTAGAGGGAAAGGGTTATTAGTTGGAATCGAACTAGTAAATGATAAAGCGACGAAAGAACCAATTGATAACGACAAAATTGCAAGTGTTGTAAATGCTTGTAAAGAAAAAGGACTTATTATTGGGCGTAACGGTATGACAACAGCGGGGTATAATAACGTTTTAACATTAGCACCGCCACTTGTTATTTCAAGTGAAGAAATTGCTTTTGTTGTTGGAACGTTGAAGACAGCGATGGAACGTATTTAA
- a CDS encoding DUF3986 family protein, translating into MEKYDPNKHYHIGYYEDGYDLEVTAYKRINEPVWDAYIPKYEADDFYKKVEEMKLGEYIDDYGIKVYSFRDDIDDEEARTIFEKWLKTNEIV; encoded by the coding sequence ATGGAGAAATATGATCCTAACAAACATTATCACATCGGATATTATGAAGACGGATATGATTTAGAAGTGACAGCGTACAAAAGAATAAATGAGCCAGTTTGGGATGCTTATATTCCAAAATATGAGGCAGACGATTTTTATAAAAAGGTGGAGGAAATGAAACTTGGGGAATATATAGATGACTATGGCATAAAAGTATATTCATTTCGTGATGATATCGATGATGAAGAAGCACGAACTATTTTTGAAAAATGGTTAAAGACGAATGAGATTGTTTAA
- a CDS encoding cation:proton antiporter has translation MEFEFFFQIALILLSTKLAGDLSVRLGQPSVLGKLIVGIVIGPALLGWIENSELLTQLSNVGVILLMFMAGLETDLKELNENRNSSLAVAIGGIVLPFVGGYVAGLVMGMEQGNAVFLGLLLCATSVSISVQTLRDLGKMKTRESTTMLGAAVFDDILVVILLAFAMSFLGTDDVNLTMVILKKVVFFASIILIGWKGVPAIMRWLSPLRVSESIVSAALIICFSFAYFGELLGIAGIIGAFAAGIAISQTNYKHEVEKKVEPIAYAMFVPVFFVSIGMNITFDGIGDQIWFILALTVIAVFTKLIGCGFGARMTGFDAKSSAIIGAGMVSRGEVALIIAGTGLSSGLLAQDYFTAIVIVVILTTMITPPMLKYTFGAKDKAMKASK, from the coding sequence ATGGAATTCGAATTTTTCTTTCAAATTGCACTTATTTTATTAAGTACAAAGCTCGCTGGTGACCTTAGTGTTAGATTAGGTCAACCTTCTGTACTGGGTAAATTAATTGTCGGTATCGTTATCGGTCCAGCTTTATTAGGTTGGATTGAGAATTCAGAACTTCTAACGCAATTAAGTAATGTCGGGGTTATTCTTTTAATGTTTATGGCTGGACTTGAAACAGACTTAAAAGAATTAAATGAAAACCGTAATTCTTCTTTAGCAGTCGCAATTGGAGGTATCGTTCTTCCATTTGTAGGTGGTTACGTTGCCGGTCTTGTTATGGGCATGGAACAAGGGAACGCTGTCTTTTTAGGATTACTTCTATGTGCGACAAGTGTTAGTATTTCCGTTCAAACACTTCGCGATTTAGGTAAGATGAAAACACGTGAAAGTACAACAATGCTTGGAGCAGCTGTATTTGATGACATTCTTGTTGTTATTTTATTAGCATTCGCAATGAGCTTCTTAGGTACAGATGATGTGAATTTAACAATGGTTATCTTGAAGAAAGTAGTATTCTTTGCTTCTATTATTTTAATCGGATGGAAAGGTGTTCCAGCGATTATGCGTTGGTTATCACCACTACGCGTATCTGAGTCTATCGTTAGCGCAGCACTTATCATCTGTTTCTCATTCGCATATTTCGGCGAACTATTAGGAATTGCTGGTATTATCGGTGCTTTCGCAGCTGGTATCGCTATTTCTCAAACGAACTACAAACATGAAGTAGAAAAGAAAGTAGAACCAATCGCTTATGCTATGTTCGTACCAGTATTCTTCGTTAGCATCGGTATGAATATTACATTTGACGGTATTGGTGATCAAATTTGGTTCATTTTAGCATTAACAGTAATCGCTGTATTCACAAAACTAATCGGTTGTGGATTCGGTGCACGAATGACTGGATTTGATGCAAAGTCTTCTGCAATTATCGGTGCTGGTATGGTTTCTCGTGGTGAAGTTGCACTTATCATCGCAGGAACAGGACTTTCTTCTGGCCTATTAGCACAAGATTACTTTACAGCAATCGTTATCGTCGTTATTTTAACTACGATGATTACACCACCAATGTTAAAATACACTTTTGGTGCAAAAGATAAAGCAATGAAAGCAAGTAAATAA
- a CDS encoding MerR family transcriptional regulator — protein sequence MLLNKRFTIGEMAKMHNIAESTLRYYDEKGIFHPSIVDPQTNYRYYTIDQFSLLDTIKFLRQLNIPLKEIKKYIDERNPSYALNLLEKQQEMMLKKQREIEYALAKMEHKIHLMKKATESEANQIIYKTIPKRKITAIAVAPNTTDDMFEYYIHSLQKNMKQIDNSLFSGDIGVTVSKKALLQNEFQAYNSVFILLDYMPFQLHTSDEIKEGIFACSYHHGPYEETDATYTKLLNHIDNEGYEVCGDALELALIDWSVTENPKEQVTEIQIPVVKK from the coding sequence ATGTTATTAAATAAACGTTTTACAATTGGGGAAATGGCAAAAATGCATAATATAGCGGAATCTACATTACGCTACTATGATGAAAAAGGAATTTTTCATCCGTCCATTGTGGACCCGCAAACGAATTATCGCTATTACACAATTGATCAGTTTTCACTATTAGACACGATTAAATTTTTACGCCAATTGAATATCCCGTTAAAGGAAATAAAGAAGTATATTGATGAACGAAATCCGTCTTATGCACTGAATTTACTTGAAAAACAACAAGAAATGATGCTGAAAAAGCAAAGAGAAATCGAGTATGCTTTGGCAAAAATGGAACATAAAATCCATTTAATGAAGAAAGCGACGGAATCAGAAGCGAATCAAATTATTTATAAAACTATACCGAAGCGAAAAATAACAGCGATTGCAGTTGCACCTAATACAACAGATGATATGTTTGAATATTATATCCATTCGCTACAAAAAAATATGAAGCAAATTGATAATAGTTTATTTTCAGGAGATATCGGTGTAACAGTTTCAAAAAAAGCATTACTTCAAAATGAGTTTCAAGCATATAACAGTGTGTTTATTTTATTGGATTACATGCCTTTTCAATTGCATACTTCAGATGAAATAAAAGAAGGGATATTTGCTTGTTCTTATCACCATGGACCATATGAAGAAACAGATGCAACGTATACGAAATTATTAAATCACATTGATAACGAAGGATACGAAGTATGCGGAGATGCGCTTGAGCTTGCGTTAATTGATTGGTCTGTAACAGAAAATCCGAAGGAGCAAGTAACGGAAATTCAAATACCTGTTGTTAAAAAATAG
- a CDS encoding MATE family efflux transporter, producing the protein MMETTEKLREKPIKSLFITYLIPAVLGMVLMSVNIVIDAVMISRGVGANGLAGVNVAIPAFSIFFSISLWIGMGGATLYSIALGENKLERARSIFTQSMTVAVIIVGVLAAICLWRIEDIAYLFGANEVILPYALDYLQVLLTFGMIYVLENILSTFIRNDGNPNLAMAGLVVTAVLNIVFDYIFIFIFGWGVTGAASATILSAAIGFLVLLTHFFRKSSVLKWTKFHFEWDTVKQIMVIGFPSFTTEITVAIVTVGFNIAFVQYAGEVGVASYAMVNSIHAMTLLLFFGVGAALQPIASFHYGANLPERLREGLRLAVKTAVVLGGVAIVVGLFFGKYIIGLFDVQSPELLELTLTGISLFFIQYVFLGYNIVYGEYFQSVRQTTKSVLIILSRGLLFIIPLLWIMPKVFGITGIWLVMPVAEVLTAIIVFTMNRMKHPVPLNMAREKEAI; encoded by the coding sequence ATGATGGAAACAACAGAAAAATTAAGAGAAAAACCTATTAAAAGTTTATTTATCACTTATTTAATACCAGCTGTTCTTGGGATGGTGTTAATGTCGGTTAATATTGTGATTGATGCGGTCATGATTAGTAGAGGAGTTGGAGCGAACGGTTTGGCTGGAGTAAACGTAGCTATTCCAGCGTTTTCAATTTTCTTTTCTATTTCATTATGGATTGGAATGGGCGGAGCAACGTTATATTCCATTGCACTAGGGGAAAATAAACTGGAAAGAGCAAGGTCTATTTTTACTCAATCTATGACAGTGGCAGTTATTATCGTAGGTGTTTTAGCGGCTATTTGCTTATGGAGAATAGAAGATATAGCATATCTATTCGGTGCAAATGAAGTGATTTTGCCATATGCGTTAGACTATTTACAAGTGTTATTAACATTTGGAATGATATACGTTTTAGAAAATATTTTAAGCACATTTATACGTAACGATGGAAATCCTAATTTAGCAATGGCAGGCCTTGTCGTAACGGCTGTATTGAACATAGTGTTTGACTATATCTTTATTTTCATCTTTGGATGGGGCGTAACAGGTGCTGCCTCAGCAACTATTCTTTCGGCGGCAATTGGTTTCCTTGTATTATTAACTCACTTCTTTAGAAAAAGTAGTGTTTTAAAGTGGACGAAATTCCATTTTGAATGGGATACGGTTAAACAAATTATGGTGATTGGTTTCCCAAGTTTTACAACTGAGATTACAGTAGCGATTGTAACGGTTGGTTTTAATATCGCTTTTGTTCAATATGCAGGAGAAGTAGGTGTCGCTTCTTATGCGATGGTCAATAGTATTCATGCAATGACATTATTATTGTTCTTCGGTGTTGGAGCCGCATTACAACCTATTGCTAGTTTCCACTATGGTGCAAATTTACCAGAAAGACTGCGTGAAGGATTACGGTTAGCTGTAAAAACTGCAGTTGTACTCGGAGGCGTAGCAATTGTTGTCGGTTTATTCTTCGGGAAATATATAATTGGTTTGTTTGATGTTCAATCCCCAGAACTATTGGAGTTAACGTTAACAGGTATTAGTTTATTCTTTATACAATATGTATTTTTAGGCTATAACATTGTGTATGGAGAGTATTTCCAATCAGTGCGACAAACGACAAAATCAGTTCTTATTATTTTGAGCCGTGGTTTACTATTTATTATTCCATTGTTATGGATTATGCCAAAAGTATTTGGTATAACCGGAATTTGGCTCGTTATGCCAGTAGCGGAAGTATTGACAGCAATTATCGTATTTACGATGAATCGTATGAAACATCCTGTTCCGTTAAACATGGCGAGAGAGAAAGAAGCAATATAG
- a CDS encoding DUF421 domain-containing protein — translation MLLFLFNVSFFFILFLLSLKLLGKSALAQLTPHDFGAIIFLSYLAFQAIPVAGALQAFLGMVVITCLHLLLTKLSLLNKLNRFILGHPIILIKHGDIIFENLQKSRYPIPELLSNLRVAGYPSVHEIEYAILEANGAISILPKRELVPLTPKDMNIDVKYAGLPIALIVDSQIQYDNLKLIHKNEKWLHAELKEKGVTNIKNVAFASVQETDGSFAISLKE, via the coding sequence TTGCTTCTCTTTTTATTTAATGTATCATTCTTTTTCATCTTATTTTTACTATCACTTAAGCTACTTGGTAAATCTGCATTAGCACAACTAACCCCTCATGATTTTGGGGCTATTATTTTTTTATCTTATTTAGCTTTTCAAGCCATACCAGTCGCTGGTGCTTTACAAGCATTTCTCGGTATGGTCGTTATTACATGTTTGCATTTACTTCTTACCAAATTAAGCTTACTCAATAAACTAAATCGTTTCATTCTCGGACACCCCATTATTTTAATTAAACATGGTGATATTATTTTTGAGAACTTACAAAAAAGTAGATATCCGATCCCTGAATTGCTTTCTAATCTTCGCGTCGCCGGATATCCAAGTGTTCATGAAATTGAATACGCTATTTTAGAAGCGAATGGAGCCATTAGCATTTTACCAAAGCGAGAACTTGTACCATTGACTCCAAAAGATATGAATATAGATGTTAAGTATGCAGGGTTACCAATTGCTCTTATCGTTGATTCACAAATTCAATACGATAACTTAAAGTTAATCCATAAAAACGAAAAGTGGTTACATGCAGAGTTAAAAGAGAAAGGCGTTACAAATATTAAAAACGTTGCTTTCGCTTCTGTGCAGGAGACAGATGGATCTTTTGCGATTAGTTTAAAAGAATGA
- a CDS encoding YdcF family protein, with the protein MRKKKIIKYILVVIMIFAVYAGFLQYNIYKHGHMNAIDDADYIIVLGSKVNGTKPSYSLQYRIDKAAEYLKSHDKTIAIVSGGQGKGEDITEALAMKQGLMEQNIAEDRIIMEDRSTSTDENIKFSKPLIPEHMKKGMIVTNDFHMFRAKKIAEKQGLTLEGLPAKTPKPIIIQSNVREYLAITQYWFMNRI; encoded by the coding sequence ATGAGAAAGAAGAAAATAATTAAGTACATTTTAGTTGTTATAATGATCTTCGCCGTGTATGCGGGGTTTTTACAATATAACATCTATAAGCATGGGCATATGAATGCAATTGACGATGCGGATTATATAATTGTACTAGGATCGAAAGTAAATGGAACAAAACCTTCTTATTCATTGCAATATCGTATTGATAAAGCAGCTGAGTATTTAAAATCACATGATAAAACAATTGCTATCGTATCTGGAGGCCAAGGAAAAGGTGAAGATATTACAGAAGCATTAGCGATGAAACAAGGATTAATGGAACAAAATATTGCAGAAGACCGCATTATAATGGAAGACCGTTCGACGAGCACAGATGAAAATATTAAATTTTCAAAACCTCTTATCCCGGAACATATGAAAAAAGGGATGATTGTAACGAACGATTTCCATATGTTCCGAGCAAAAAAGATTGCAGAAAAACAAGGGTTGACATTAGAAGGTCTTCCGGCGAAAACACCGAAGCCAATTATTATTCAATCGAATGTACGAGAATATTTAGCGATTACGCAATATTGGTTTATGAATCGAATATAG
- a CDS encoding DUF4870 domain-containing protein → MKGNNILSSLCYFSIFFAPFLLPIIVYFVAEDEVKYHAKKAFWSHIFPYAILFGGLALSGVYGLSFNQSESVGIGMVITYAVFILVGIYYFIWNIVKGIKVLKAA, encoded by the coding sequence ATGAAAGGAAATAATATTTTATCTTCGCTATGTTACTTTAGTATCTTTTTTGCACCATTTTTACTGCCAATTATCGTGTACTTCGTTGCGGAAGATGAAGTGAAATATCACGCAAAAAAAGCATTTTGGTCACATATTTTCCCGTACGCAATCTTATTTGGCGGATTAGCTTTATCAGGGGTATACGGTTTAAGTTTCAATCAATCTGAGAGCGTTGGAATTGGAATGGTTATAACGTATGCAGTGTTTATTCTTGTAGGAATTTATTACTTCATTTGGAATATTGTTAAAGGAATTAAAGTTTTGAAAGCAGCTTAA
- the nfsA gene encoding oxygen-insensitive NADPH nitroreductase, whose amino-acid sequence MNEMIHKMEQHVSVRKYKEEPISKEIVERMVQAAQHAASSHFVQAYSLIYVTDQELKAKLAELSGNRHVKDCAAFFVCCADLKRLETACEKHGTEIKHEGVEDFIVATVDASLFAQNFALAAESLGYGICYIGGIRNNPKEVSELLHLPDKVYPVFGMTVGVPDEDHGVKPRLPVAAILHENGYDEKKYDELLNEYDETMSAYYKERSSNQKNVTWTESMSTFMSKEKRMHMKEFLGEKGLNKK is encoded by the coding sequence ATGAATGAGATGATACATAAAATGGAGCAACACGTTTCAGTTCGTAAATATAAAGAAGAACCAATTTCAAAAGAGATAGTAGAAAGAATGGTGCAAGCAGCACAACATGCGGCTTCCTCACATTTTGTACAGGCGTATTCTCTTATATATGTAACAGATCAGGAACTAAAGGCTAAACTAGCTGAATTATCCGGGAATCGTCACGTGAAAGACTGCGCAGCATTCTTTGTATGCTGTGCGGATTTAAAACGTTTAGAAACTGCATGTGAGAAACATGGAACAGAAATTAAACATGAGGGAGTAGAGGACTTTATTGTAGCAACAGTAGATGCCTCATTATTTGCACAAAACTTTGCACTTGCAGCTGAATCATTAGGATACGGCATTTGTTATATTGGTGGAATTCGTAATAACCCGAAAGAAGTGAGTGAATTGCTTCATTTACCGGATAAAGTATATCCGGTATTCGGAATGACAGTCGGCGTACCAGATGAAGATCATGGAGTAAAACCACGATTACCAGTAGCAGCAATTCTTCATGAAAATGGATACGATGAAAAGAAATATGATGAATTATTAAACGAATATGATGAAACGATGAGTGCGTATTACAAAGAAAGATCGTCAAATCAAAAAAACGTAACATGGACGGAATCAATGAGCACATTTATGTCAAAAGAGAAGAGAATGCATATGAAAGAGTTTTTGGGTGAGAAAGGATTAAATAAAAAATGA
- a CDS encoding LacI family DNA-binding transcriptional regulator, which translates to MVTLNEIAKKAQISKTTVSRVLNEDQTLSVTEETRKKILKAAEELDYIPKKQRNIEKKITNPKQYGKIGLLMYLSQESEFDDPYFLAIRNGIEKRMIELGIELSKMLRPPFNKKDLEGLDGLIVVGVIGQEEVENQVKQVQHLVFVDVSPDEQLYDSVVIDSEKATEKVIQYLLDLGHKKIGYIGGQSYTIGGLSGKLEIHDVRKRTYEKMLTEQGLYNPEYTYIGKWTTKDGLTLMEEAVHSGNLPTAFFIGSDPMAIGALKALTDSGLKVPDDIAIFGFDGIELCEFVTPPLSTVKVHTEEMGKVAVNLLVERIGGRTLPLKVVVPTSLIIRKSCGGEGI; encoded by the coding sequence TTGGTAACATTAAATGAAATTGCCAAAAAGGCACAGATATCAAAAACGACTGTATCAAGAGTGTTAAATGAGGATCAAACTTTATCCGTTACAGAAGAGACTCGGAAAAAAATCCTTAAGGCTGCAGAAGAGCTAGATTACATACCTAAAAAACAACGAAATATAGAAAAAAAAATTACCAATCCTAAGCAGTACGGAAAAATTGGGCTTTTGATGTATCTTTCTCAGGAATCGGAATTTGATGATCCATATTTTTTGGCCATTCGTAATGGAATTGAAAAGAGGATGATTGAATTGGGAATTGAACTATCGAAAATGTTGAGACCTCCTTTCAATAAAAAGGATCTAGAAGGATTGGATGGATTAATAGTAGTAGGAGTCATAGGTCAAGAAGAGGTGGAAAATCAAGTAAAGCAAGTACAACATTTAGTGTTTGTCGATGTATCTCCTGACGAACAACTATATGATTCAGTGGTGATAGATTCTGAAAAAGCTACTGAAAAGGTTATTCAATACTTATTGGATTTAGGACACAAAAAAATAGGCTATATTGGTGGTCAATCATATACCATTGGTGGATTATCTGGAAAATTAGAGATTCATGATGTACGAAAAAGAACATATGAAAAAATGCTAACGGAACAGGGATTATATAACCCGGAATATACTTATATTGGAAAATGGACAACGAAAGATGGCTTAACGCTAATGGAGGAAGCGGTCCATTCAGGGAATCTCCCTACCGCCTTTTTCATTGGAAGTGACCCTATGGCCATTGGTGCTTTGAAAGCTTTAACGGATTCAGGATTAAAAGTTCCTGATGATATCGCAATCTTTGGATTTGATGGGATTGAATTATGCGAATTTGTTACTCCTCCATTATCCACTGTAAAAGTTCATACCGAGGAGATGGGGAAAGTAGCAGTAAATCTTCTAGTTGAACGCATTGGTGGGAGAACACTGCCATTAAAAGTGGTGGTTCCGACTAGTTTGATTATTAGAAAAAGTTGTGGAGGTGAGGGAATTTAA
- a CDS encoding ABC transporter substrate-binding protein, with the protein MKKRISLLLILAISFAMLLSACGNSEKSSSQGKSGEKVLRFATWDTGESLKYQQDIAKKFEKANPGVKVQVEAYADGFEDKLAASFGAKNPPDVMYMWNYPDYYKSLEPLDDYVNKDSSFKTTFDDFYTNILNYHKFKNTTYGFPIGFTTRVIYYNKKLFQEAGVPLPTSGWTWEQFSDAAKKLSNPEKKQYGFVLSSKKNSYAFQEYVWSNGSSFISPDGKKVDGYMNSSKTQEILNGFQHMIDENSAIVSDKVTESFKSGKIAMIENGIWPLEDFKKAGMDFGTAEIPSFHGQPSKGVIHSAGIAMAKDSKEKDLAWKFIKYFVSAEAAKMRKTDMPVLKSVVSEQSHKNDQLLSTFYTMLERSSDTPGFLLTNKWTEVDKKLDYAISSVLLGQNSADKALNEAVKLTEPALKK; encoded by the coding sequence TTGAAAAAAAGAATATCGTTATTATTAATTTTAGCTATTTCTTTTGCAATGCTGCTTTCTGCTTGCGGGAACAGTGAGAAATCTTCTAGTCAAGGTAAAAGTGGGGAGAAGGTATTACGGTTTGCTACATGGGATACTGGAGAGAGTCTCAAATACCAACAAGATATTGCGAAAAAGTTTGAAAAGGCGAATCCAGGAGTGAAAGTGCAAGTTGAAGCATATGCTGACGGGTTTGAGGATAAGCTGGCTGCTTCTTTCGGAGCAAAAAATCCCCCTGATGTCATGTATATGTGGAATTATCCAGATTACTATAAATCTCTGGAGCCACTTGATGACTACGTAAATAAAGACAGTAGTTTTAAAACAACTTTTGATGATTTTTATACGAATATTCTAAACTATCATAAATTTAAAAATACTACCTATGGATTTCCAATTGGTTTTACTACTCGCGTCATTTATTACAATAAAAAACTTTTCCAAGAAGCAGGGGTACCTCTTCCGACTTCTGGTTGGACTTGGGAGCAGTTCAGTGATGCAGCGAAAAAGTTATCCAATCCTGAAAAGAAACAATATGGGTTTGTTCTCTCTTCCAAAAAAAATTCATATGCATTCCAAGAATATGTATGGAGTAATGGGAGTAGTTTCATTAGTCCTGATGGCAAAAAGGTAGATGGATATATGAATAGTTCAAAAACACAAGAAATCCTTAATGGCTTTCAACATATGATTGATGAAAATAGTGCTATTGTGTCTGATAAAGTCACTGAAAGTTTCAAATCAGGGAAAATCGCTATGATCGAGAACGGCATTTGGCCTTTAGAAGATTTTAAAAAGGCTGGCATGGATTTTGGAACTGCAGAAATTCCATCCTTTCATGGACAACCTTCAAAGGGTGTTATCCATTCTGCAGGAATTGCAATGGCCAAAGACTCTAAAGAAAAAGATCTAGCCTGGAAATTTATCAAATACTTTGTATCAGCAGAAGCAGCAAAAATGAGAAAGACTGATATGCCAGTACTTAAGAGTGTGGTTTCCGAACAAAGTCATAAAAATGATCAGTTATTAAGTACATTCTATACTATGCTTGAAAGATCATCAGATACTCCGGGCTTTTTACTTACAAACAAATGGACAGAAGTTGACAAAAAACTAGATTATGCAATTAGCAGTGTATTATTAGGGCAAAATTCAGCAGATAAAGCCTTGAATGAAGCGGTTAAATTAACAGAGCCTGCACTAAAAAAATAG
- a CDS encoding carbohydrate ABC transporter permease: MIIKTENKITQTVPERPISILSKIRWGDLTPYLFISPWIIGFICFTFGPLIFSLIISFFDWPTVGTPTFIGFKNYVDMFTNDPVFWQSLGVTFKFAAILVPLNIGIALLLAILLNQKVKWLSGYRTIFYLPTVVSGVALSMIWSWMYDGEYGLLNYLLSLIGINGPNWLNDPTWSLFAIVFAGIWGQGTMMLIFLAGLKNIPKDLYEAADIDGASKWHKFSKITLPMLSPTILFNVITAIISAFQQLTLALVLTGGGPLRKTYFYAMYVYENAFKYFKMGYASANAWFMFLIILALTLLVFKSSNTLVYYENEMKKKQK; encoded by the coding sequence ATGATTATAAAAACTGAAAATAAAATAACTCAAACGGTTCCCGAACGACCCATATCCATTCTATCAAAGATTAGATGGGGAGACCTTACTCCCTATCTATTCATTTCTCCTTGGATCATTGGTTTCATCTGTTTTACGTTCGGACCCTTGATTTTTTCTCTTATCATAAGCTTTTTTGATTGGCCTACTGTTGGAACCCCAACGTTTATTGGTTTCAAAAATTATGTTGATATGTTTACAAATGATCCAGTGTTTTGGCAATCTTTAGGAGTTACCTTTAAGTTTGCTGCTATTTTAGTACCGTTAAACATCGGTATTGCTCTCTTGCTAGCTATATTATTAAATCAAAAAGTAAAATGGCTTTCAGGCTATAGAACGATATTCTATCTTCCTACGGTTGTTTCGGGAGTAGCCCTTTCAATGATTTGGTCATGGATGTACGACGGAGAATACGGTTTACTAAACTATCTACTATCATTAATAGGCATTAATGGACCAAACTGGCTAAATGATCCAACCTGGTCACTTTTTGCCATCGTGTTTGCAGGTATTTGGGGGCAAGGGACTATGATGCTGATATTCTTAGCCGGTTTAAAAAATATACCGAAAGACCTATATGAAGCTGCAGATATAGATGGTGCAAGTAAATGGCACAAGTTCAGTAAAATAACACTTCCGATGCTGAGTCCAACCATTCTGTTTAATGTCATTACTGCTATCATTTCAGCATTTCAACAGTTAACACTCGCGCTTGTTCTAACAGGTGGAGGGCCTTTAAGAAAGACGTATTTCTATGCGATGTATGTTTATGAAAATGCTTTCAAGTATTTTAAAATGGGTTATGCATCCGCAAATGCTTGGTTTATGTTCTTAATTATTTTGGCTCTGACATTACTGGTTTTCAAATCGTCTAATACTTTGGTTTACTATGAAAATGAGATGAAAAAGAAACAAAAATAG